A part of Arachis hypogaea cultivar Tifrunner chromosome 12, arahy.Tifrunner.gnm2.J5K5, whole genome shotgun sequence genomic DNA contains:
- the LOC112726425 gene encoding putative disease resistance RPP13-like protein 1 codes for MAEALVVGALVSGLANVVLDRLISSEFVNLVVGKKLDRKLVEKLKTAILAAKALAADAEQKKFGNELVREWLDSLKDALYTADDLLDRVFIKAQIRNRVGICLPHFLDLSGRKMVTKIEEVVERIEDLERRKDTLGLREIQIGSSSWRPPSTSLVKGNVFGRDSDQQALIKMLNDNNHHNLSVISIVGMGGVGKTTLAQWLYNNKDLMDGVDLKAWICVSENFDVVETTKNVIKGISSGVCSLDGFDLLQQHLKEKLSEKKFFIVLDDVWSEDADKWNSFITPFQHGRKGSTILLTTRMVNVGQIVQHYNSYTLNQLSDDYCWSIFADNASFPKSNGSSELEGIGRKIVERCDGLPLAAETLGRLLRSERRAEEWNKILSSDIWEFRLANCKIVPALLLSYQHLPIHLKRCFVYCSLYPKDHKLDKDELILLWMAENLLQPPRREQTLEEVGCECFDDLVSRLFFKQVENEDEKYFVMHDLMHDLAIFLAGKFCCRLSEELGEVEEMSILTRHLSYGDSNPAKTCSSNKIESLRTILYTNRGAAFWKAHATLPCDILSKNKYLRVVSFDIRPIYLDSIAKLIQLRYLDLSWSDIEVLPPSLCNLCNLQTLKLEGCSKLTMLPNGMSNLVNLRHLNITDTPLKEMPKGMGKLKQLHVLSKFVVGKQEDKRIQELGGLLNLHGPLEIQKLENVVDANEARSSRIIDKKHIEYLLLKWSSGDDMVSNTHTDEQDILQGLQPHTGLKELEIKGYKGTTFSDWLGRCSYKNMTRVTLKSCKNCCMLPSLGQLPSLKFLRIEKFDQLKSIGKEFYKNEGHQHSSPIAPFSSLEELIFHNMPSWEEWQLPDSEAFPQLKILQIRGCPMLKGDMVNQVFMRIVSSSSDVSKVRRLKIQEDNGGWGKEMRLDGDSLTISGFESVAEYAFKARIIHHLTSLQEIHISWCSSVVSMGGNCLPKSLQKLKIVFCGEIELLQQQHKYDLVDLQIEHSCDSLTSLSLDAFPNLQNLKIIGCSNLESVSMSEPPHAALQRLSITRCSKFVSLPSDMNSLLPNLESLDIRGCPNICRLPEGGLPANLKELSVGDCEQQVRSLSWLGNLDNLTHLTISGHGSESRIKSYPEVGWLPRLPSLTTLHIRAFYNLETLECNELLRLTSLQQLHIEFFMNLKNIAGEKLPPSLLLLKIDECGLQAEHCEDKHQQIWSKISHIPTILVDGIRISA; via the coding sequence ATGGCTGAAGCACTTGTGGTTGGAGCTTTAGTTTCTGGCTTGGCCAACGTTGTTCTTGACAGGCTCATTTCATCTGAGTTTGTCAACTTGGTGGTGGGCAAGAAGCTGGATCGGAAGTTGGTTGAGAAGCTGAAGACTGCTATCTTGGCTGCCAAAGCTCTGGCTGCTGATGCTGAGCAGAAGAAGTTTGGAAACGAACTCGTGAGGGAGTGGCTTGATAGTCTCAAAGATGCTCTCTACACTGCTGATGACTTGCTGGACCGTGTCTTCATCAAAGCTCAAATTCGCAACAGGGTAGGCATTTGTCTTCCTCACTTCCTTGATCTGTCTGGTAGGAAGATGGTGACTAAGATAGAAGAGGTGGTTGAAAGAATAGAAGATCTTGAGAGACGCAAAGATACCCTTGGTCTGAGAGAGATTCAAATAGGAAGCTCTTCATGGAGACCTCCATCCACTTCTCTTGTGAAGGGGAATGTGTTCGGCAGGGATAGTGACCAACAGGCACTAATCAAGATGCTCAATGACAACAATCATCATAACTTGTCCGTCATCTCTATTGTTGGTATGGGCGGGGTTGGTAAAACTACTTTAGCGCAATGGCTCTACAACAATAAGGATTTGATGGACGGGGTTGATCTGAAAGCATGGATTTGTGTTTCTGAAAATTTTGATGTTGTTGAGACTACTAAGAATGTTATAAAGGGGATCTCTTCAGGTGTTTGTAGTCTTGACGGCTTTGATTTACTTCAACAACATTTGAAGGAAAAACTGTCAGAAAAGAAGTTCTTCATTGTTTTGGACGATGTTTGGAGTGAAGATGCTGACAAGTGGAATAGTTTTATCACCCCTTTTCAACATGGGAGAAAGGGAAGCACTATTCTTCTAACTACCCGCATGGTAAATGTTGGTCAAATAGTCCAACACTATAACTCTTACACCCTCAATCAACTGTCAGATGATTATTGTTGGTCTATTTTTGCGGACAATGCATCCTTTCCTAAATCAAATGGGAGCTCAGAACTGGAAGGAATAGGTAGAAAGATTGTCGAGAGGTGTGATGGCTTGCCGTTAGCTGCAGAAACACTTGGACGCTTGTTGCGCTCAGAGCGTCGTGCTGAAGAATGGAATAAAATACTATCGAGTGACATTTGGGAATTTCGTCTGGCAAATTGTAAGATTGTTCCTGCATTGTTATTAAGTTACCAACATCTGCCTATTCATTTGAAACGATGCTTTGTTTATTGTTCATTGTATCCCAAAGATCATAAACTTGATAAAGATGAATTAATATTGCTGTGGATGGCGGAAAACCTTTTACAACCACCAAGGAGGGAACAGACTTTAGAAGAAGTTGGCTGCGAGTGTTTCGATGACTTGGTTTCAAGACTATTCTTCAAGCAGGTCGAGAATGAGGATGAGAAGTATTTTGTGATGCACGATCTCATGCATGACTTGGCAATTTTTCTTGCTGGAAAATTTTGTTGTAGACTATCTGAAGAACTTGGTGAAGTGGAAGAAATGAGTATTCTAACTCGTCATTTGTCATACGGTGATTCAAATCCTGCGAAAACATGCTCCTCTAATAAAATAGAATCTTTGAGGACAATACTGTATACCAATCGTGGAGCTGCTTTCTGGAAAGCACACGCAACATTACCATGTGACATATTGTCAAAGAATAAATACCTGAGAGTTGTATCCTTTGATATACGCCCTATATATCTTgattcaatagctaaattgatcCAACTGCGCTATTTGGATCTTTCTTGGAGTGATATTGAGGTATTGCCGCCGTCATTATGCAACTTGTGCAATCTACAAACTTTAAAGTTAGAAGGTTGTTCAAAGCTGACTATGCTGCCCAATGGCATGTCTAATCTTGTGAATTTGCGGCATCTTAATATAACGGATACTCCTCTGAAAGAAATGCCTAAAGGAATGGGCAAATTAAAACAGTTGCACGTTCTAAGCAAGTTTGTGGTGGGAAAGCAAGAAGACAAAAGAATCCAAGAGTTAGGAGGGCTTTTAAATCTTCATGGACCACTTGAGATTCAAAAATTGGAGAATGTGGTTGATGCCAATGAGGCAAGGAGTTCAAGGATAATAGATAAGAAGCACATTGAGTACTTATTGTTGAAATGGTCTTCAGGTGATGATATGGTTTCCAACACACATACTGATGAACAAGATATACTCCAGGGCTTGCAACCACACACTGGCTTGAAGGAGTTGGAAATCAAGGGATACAAGGGTACAACATTTTCCGACTGGTTGGGGCGCTGTTCCTACAAAAATATGACACGTGTAACTCTGAAGTCTTGCAAGAATTGCTGCATGCTGCCTTCACTTGGACAGCTGCCATCTCTAAAGTTCCTCCGCATTGAAAAGTTTGATCAGCTGAAGAGCATTGGCAAGGAGTTTTACAAGAATGAAGGCCATCAACATTCTTCGCCTATTGCACCGTTTTCCTCACTGGAGGAATTGATATTTCATAATATGCCAAGTTGGGAGGAGTGGCAGTTACCTGACTCAGAAGCCTTTCCTCAGCTTAAGATCCTTCAAATAAGAGGGTGTCCAATGTTAAAGGGAGATATGGTTAATCAGGTATTCATGAGAATCGTTTCTTCCTCATCGGATGTTTCCAAAGTGCGCCGACTGAAAATACAAGAAGATAATGGAGGATGGGGTAAAGAGATGAGACTTGATGGGGATAGTTTAACAATTAGTGGATTTGAATCTGTGGCGGAGTATGCATTTAAGGCAAGGATCATCCACCATCTAACTTCCCTCCAAGAAATACACATATCATGGTGTTCATCTGTTGTATCCATGGGGGGCAATTGTTTACCCAAATCTTTGCAAAAGCTCAAAATCGTTTTTTGCGGCGAAATTGAATTACTCCAGCAACAACACAAATATGATTTGGTAGATCTACAAATAGAACACAGTTGTGATTCACTGACCTCATTGTCGTTGGATGCCTTTCCCAATCTCCAGAATCTGAAGATAATAGGGTGTTCAAATCTGGAATCAGTTTCAATGTCAGAGCCACCACACGCTGCTCTTCAACGTCTCTCCATCACTCGATGCTCCAAATTTGTGTCATTGCCATCTGATATGAATAGTCTTCTCCCAAATTTAGAGTCTCTGGACATACGAGGTTGCCCAAACATTTGCAGGTTGCCAGAGGGAGGTTTGCCGGCTAACCTGAAAGAGCTTAGCGTAGGAGATTGCGAGCAACAAGTGAGGAGTCTATCATGGTTGGGCAACTTAGACAACCTCACTCATCTCACCATCTCAGGTCATGGCAGTGAGAGCAGAATAAAGTCATACCCAGAGGTGGGTTGGCTGCCTCGACTTCCCTCCCTTACCACTCTACATATCCGAGCGTTTTATAATCTGGAGACATTGGAGTGCAACGAGCTTCTCCGCCTCACCTCCCTCCAACAACTACACATTGAGTTCTTTATGAACCTGAAGAATATTGCAGGAGAAAAGCTGCCACCCTCTCTCTTACTACTCAAAATTGACGAATGTGGTTTGCAGGCGGAACACTGCGAGGACAAGCATCAACAAATTTGGTCCAAAATTTCCCACATCCCCACCATTCTAGTCGATGGCATACGAATTTCTGCGTAG